A genome region from Apus apus isolate bApuApu2 chromosome 2, bApuApu2.pri.cur, whole genome shotgun sequence includes the following:
- the BHLHE22 gene encoding class E basic helix-loop-helix protein 22 codes for MERALGLPAEEDLFHKSLAASAKRMESAFRSPPGLDLSHPRDRQPSPLACYEAAEPEALLQPGVGGDPLALPPGSVCVKYGESASRSSVAESSGGEQSPDDDSDGRCELVLRGAGGDPRVASPAAGGGGGGGGGGLKAAEGGCSNSHGHGGSKKSKEQKALRLNINARERRRMHDLNDALDELRAVIPYAHSPSVRKLSKIATLLLAKNYILMQAQALEEMRRLVAYLNQGQAISAASLPSSAAAAAAAAAALHPALGAYEQAAGYPFSAGLPPATSCPEKCAIFNSVSSSLCKQCTEKP; via the coding sequence ATGGAGCGGGCGCTGGGGCTGCCCGCAGAAGAGGACCTCTTCCACAAGAGCCTTGCCGCCTCGGCCAAGCGCATGGAGTCTGCCTTCCGCTCGCCCCCGGGGCTCGACCTCTCCCACCCCCGCGACCGCCAGCCCTCGCCGCTCGCCTGCTACGAGGCGGCGGAGCCCGAGGCGCTGCTGCAGCCCGGCGTCGGCGGCGACCCGCTGGCGCTGCCGCCGGGCTCCGTGTGCGTCAAGTACGGCGAGAGCGCCAGCCGCAGCTCGGTGGCCGAGAGCAGCGGCGGCGAGCAGAGCCCCGACGACGACAGCGACGGCCGCTGCGAGCTGGTGCTGCGCGGCGCCGGGGGGGACCCGCGCGTAGCCTcgccggcggcgggcggcggcggcggcggggggggcgggggtcTGAAGGCGGCCGAGGGCGGCTGCTCCAACAGCCACGGGCACGGCGGCAGCAAGAAGTCCAAGGAGCAGAAGGCGCTACGCCTCAACATCAATGCGCGGGAGCGGCGGCGAATGCACGACCTGAACGACGCGCTGGACGAGCTGCGGGCGGTCATCCCCTACGCGCACAGCCCCTCGGTGCGGAAGCTCTCCAAGATCGCCACGCTTCTCCTGGCCAAGAACTACATCCTGATGCAGGCGCAGGCCCTGGAGGAGATGCGGCGCCTGGTGGCTTATCTCAATCAGGGCCAGGCCATCTCGGCcgcctccctgcccagctccgccgcggcagcagcggcggcggcggctgcgctGCACCCCGCCCTCGGCGCCTACGAGCAGGCGGCCGGCTACCCCTTCAGCGCCGGGCTGCccccagccacctcctgcccgGAGAAATGTGCCATTTTCAACAGCGTCTCTTCCAGCCTCTGCAAACAGTGCACGGAGAAGCCTTAA